Proteins from a single region of Amycolatopsis sp. CA-230715:
- a CDS encoding ferritin-like domain-containing protein produces the protein MSSVRNPRTRREVLRAGALAALALPIGLGAAACGKGYADGPDPLVPLAEQAKADAAAADEAAKAAPEQAALAQQVAAARRAHATALQSEIDRQNQPKGGPGAIGQNGKGLAGLKQRLAVSRRQAADLVPGLPAYRAGLVASVAAGCAALQRTSDQLGPGEDATVDPAAAPQPPAEAGDAVQEALAAEHAAIWVYGLVTAFLPDGYQASATDSAAEHRARRDACERMLASAGVTAKPAQPAYVTPKPVTDGKSAMAVVAIAETDVATAWRGVIERTDDRGLRGFAVLALTGAARRCTRWRVAAGEHPSAPALPGTPQS, from the coding sequence GTGAGCTCAGTACGGAACCCCCGCACCAGGCGGGAAGTGCTGCGCGCGGGCGCGCTCGCGGCGTTGGCACTGCCCATCGGTCTCGGCGCCGCCGCGTGCGGCAAGGGCTACGCGGACGGCCCCGACCCGCTGGTGCCGCTCGCCGAGCAGGCGAAGGCGGACGCGGCGGCCGCGGACGAGGCGGCGAAGGCCGCGCCGGAGCAGGCGGCGCTGGCCCAGCAGGTCGCCGCCGCCCGCCGCGCGCACGCGACCGCGCTGCAGTCCGAAATAGACAGACAGAACCAGCCGAAGGGCGGGCCGGGCGCGATCGGACAGAACGGCAAGGGCTTGGCCGGGCTGAAGCAGCGGCTCGCGGTGTCCCGCCGCCAGGCCGCCGATCTCGTGCCGGGGCTGCCCGCCTACCGCGCCGGGCTGGTCGCCTCGGTCGCCGCGGGCTGCGCCGCGCTGCAGCGGACCTCCGATCAGCTCGGGCCGGGCGAGGACGCGACGGTCGATCCGGCCGCCGCGCCGCAGCCACCGGCCGAGGCGGGCGACGCGGTGCAGGAGGCGCTCGCGGCCGAGCACGCGGCGATCTGGGTGTACGGGCTCGTCACCGCGTTCCTGCCGGACGGGTACCAGGCCTCGGCCACCGACAGCGCCGCCGAGCACCGCGCCCGCCGTGACGCGTGCGAGCGCATGCTGGCCTCCGCCGGAGTGACCGCGAAACCGGCGCAACCCGCTTACGTGACACCGAAACCGGTCACCGACGGCAAGTCGGCGATGGCGGTGGTGGCGATCGCGGAGACCGACGTGGCGACCGCGTGGCGCGGGGTCATCGAACGGACGGACGACCGGGGCCTGCGCGGGTTCGCGGTACTCGCCCTCACCGGGGCGGCGCGCCGGTGCACGCGCTGGCGGGTCGCCGCGGGCGAGCACCCCAGCGCACCCGCCCTGCCCGGCACTCCGCAGTCCTGA
- a CDS encoding aminotransferase class V-fold PLP-dependent enzyme has translation MRTAFGAEFAVPEGYLNTPSIGVPPSSVADAVAASVEQWRTGGASAPGFDAAVAAARAAFAGIIGVAEDRVASGASVSQLVGLVAAGLADGARVLVAEGEFTSASFPFAAQADRGVTVTEVPLAELAARAPGYDLVVVSVVQSADGALADLDALRATGVPVLLDATQAAGWLPLRLDWADWVVAAGYKWLLSPRGAAWLAVHPRALARTRPVAANWYAGEDRWQSVYGLPLRLADGARGLDLSPAWLAQTGAAVALPYLASLDADAVRAHCVGLADRLLAGLGLASRGSAIVSVECSPRVAERLTAAGVRAAVRAGKTRFGFHLYNTDSDVDRVLSAFG, from the coding sequence ATGCGTACCGCGTTCGGGGCCGAGTTCGCCGTGCCCGAGGGATATCTCAACACGCCGAGCATCGGTGTCCCGCCGTCTTCGGTCGCCGACGCGGTGGCGGCGAGCGTCGAACAGTGGCGCACCGGCGGCGCGTCCGCGCCCGGTTTCGATGCCGCGGTGGCCGCGGCGCGCGCCGCGTTCGCCGGGATCATCGGCGTGGCGGAGGACCGCGTGGCGAGCGGGGCGAGCGTGTCGCAGCTGGTGGGCCTGGTCGCGGCCGGGCTCGCCGACGGCGCGCGCGTGCTGGTCGCCGAGGGCGAGTTCACCAGCGCTTCGTTCCCGTTCGCGGCGCAGGCGGACCGCGGTGTCACGGTCACGGAGGTGCCGCTGGCCGAACTGGCCGCGCGGGCACCGGGGTACGACCTGGTCGTGGTGAGCGTGGTGCAGTCCGCCGATGGCGCGCTCGCCGATCTCGACGCGTTGCGCGCCACGGGCGTCCCCGTGCTGCTCGACGCCACCCAGGCGGCGGGCTGGCTCCCGCTGCGCCTCGACTGGGCGGACTGGGTGGTCGCCGCCGGGTACAAGTGGCTGCTCTCGCCGCGAGGGGCGGCGTGGCTCGCGGTGCACCCGCGCGCGCTCGCGCGCACCCGGCCGGTCGCGGCCAACTGGTACGCGGGCGAAGACCGGTGGCAGAGCGTGTACGGCCTGCCGCTGCGGCTCGCGGACGGCGCGCGCGGTCTCGATCTTTCCCCGGCCTGGCTCGCCCAGACCGGGGCCGCCGTCGCGCTGCCCTACCTCGCTTCGCTCGACGCCGACGCGGTCCGCGCGCACTGCGTCGGCCTCGCGGATCGCCTGCTCGCGGGGCTGGGACTGGCGTCGCGGGGAAGCGCGATCGTTTCGGTGGAGTGCTCACCCCGGGTGGCGGAACGCCTGACCGCGGCGGGCGTCCGCGCCGCGGTCAGGGCGGGGAAGACCCGGTTCGGCTTCCACCTCTACAACACGGACAGTGATGTCGACCGGGTTTTGTCCGCGTTCGGGTGA
- a CDS encoding GOLPH3/VPS74 family protein, producing the protein MELSLPGKVYLLALNPKSGRLRDRQRSAYAVRAAALTDLVLSGRLADDGGAPVVRPRGSTGDDVLDEVLGQLVEGRPGSWKGAVRKGFRGTLRAVEAQLEASGVVEPRRSRVFGVIPVRGERLRDTGAQDRLRSVVDGALRGGGDVAAVPPADAALTALAVLARVKGAATARERRRYSARLAELGENAGAPAPALRSVLRALDGMRAGVASSAYGGG; encoded by the coding sequence ATGGAGCTTTCGTTGCCGGGCAAGGTCTACCTGCTCGCGCTCAACCCGAAATCGGGGCGCCTTCGCGACCGCCAGCGCAGCGCGTACGCCGTGCGCGCCGCCGCGCTGACGGATCTGGTGCTCTCCGGGCGGCTCGCCGACGACGGCGGCGCGCCGGTGGTGCGACCGCGCGGGTCGACCGGTGACGACGTGCTCGACGAGGTGCTCGGGCAGCTCGTCGAGGGGCGGCCGGGGAGTTGGAAAGGCGCGGTGCGCAAGGGATTCCGCGGCACCCTGCGCGCCGTCGAGGCGCAGCTTGAAGCGTCGGGTGTGGTGGAACCGCGGCGCTCGCGCGTGTTCGGGGTGATCCCGGTGCGTGGTGAGCGGCTGCGCGACACCGGCGCCCAGGACCGGCTCCGGTCCGTTGTGGACGGTGCGCTGCGCGGCGGCGGCGACGTGGCGGCCGTCCCGCCCGCGGACGCCGCGCTGACCGCGCTGGCCGTGCTGGCGAGGGTGAAGGGGGCCGCCACCGCGCGCGAACGCCGCCGCTACTCGGCGCGGCTGGCCGAGCTCGGGGAAAACGCGGGTGCGCCGGCCCCGGCGTTGCGGTCGGTGCTGCGCGCGCTCGACGGGATGCGCGCCGGTGTCGCGAGCAGCGCGTACGGCGGCGGCTGA
- a CDS encoding ArnT family glycosyltransferase → MDSIVLVGRCRRRPAIGWNLPQPMEKGEWLNVVSVDATETDHLEREVAPGVPPFARLPVLVIAGLAGALLVWTSTRYGHGFDEVYFLMAGRDHLDWGYFDQPPLVPALAGALDSLFPGSLLALRLPTALAAMAGIVVTALIARELGGGRGAQAMAAGCYATSGVVVLSHLLGTYTIDPLWWTVIAWLVVRWVRSHREGRGDDRPLLWAGIVTAVSLETKFLIPAFWAALTLSALVLGPRELLRRPLLWAGAAIAVVATVPTLLWQAAHGWPYAHMSDVVAAEFPGYGPFFRDGLLGAGIGVGVLAFVYGLARLVSARHFRPYRFVGFAILLTIAGFALAHGRSYYLLSVLAVPFAVAAVDVSRLRLPSWSRVLAWPAFALSAAVLAAGLPIYPASAVADMPASWGPIPLGSAMAGGELPQQQLGELVAKTYEALPPEQKAHTVVFAEIYPFASAIEYNGAGRGVGTVYSGHRGYWYFGAPPESARDVLFVGFDPGKLGRYFTATAPVIDGLAWLETGRTRAWAEIWPTLRTQ, encoded by the coding sequence ATCGGCTGGAATTTGCCGCAGCCGATGGAAAAAGGGGAGTGGCTGAACGTGGTTTCCGTGGACGCGACAGAAACCGATCACCTCGAACGGGAGGTGGCCCCGGGTGTCCCGCCGTTCGCGCGGCTGCCGGTGCTGGTGATCGCGGGCCTGGCCGGCGCGCTGCTGGTGTGGACGAGCACCCGCTACGGCCACGGGTTCGACGAGGTGTACTTCCTGATGGCGGGTCGAGATCATCTCGACTGGGGGTATTTCGACCAGCCGCCGCTGGTGCCCGCCCTAGCCGGGGCGCTCGATTCGCTCTTCCCCGGCTCGCTGCTCGCACTGCGGTTGCCGACCGCGCTCGCCGCGATGGCGGGCATCGTGGTGACCGCGCTCATCGCCAGGGAACTCGGCGGCGGGCGCGGGGCGCAGGCGATGGCGGCGGGCTGCTACGCGACGTCGGGTGTCGTCGTGCTGAGCCACCTGCTCGGCACCTACACGATCGACCCGCTGTGGTGGACGGTCATCGCGTGGCTCGTCGTGCGGTGGGTGCGGTCGCACCGGGAGGGCCGCGGTGACGACCGGCCGCTGCTGTGGGCCGGGATCGTCACCGCGGTCTCGCTCGAAACGAAGTTCCTGATCCCGGCGTTCTGGGCAGCGCTCACGCTGAGCGCGCTCGTGCTGGGGCCACGGGAGCTGCTGCGCAGGCCGCTGTTGTGGGCCGGGGCGGCGATCGCGGTGGTGGCCACCGTGCCGACACTGCTCTGGCAGGCGGCGCACGGCTGGCCGTACGCGCACATGAGCGATGTCGTGGCGGCCGAGTTCCCCGGGTACGGCCCGTTCTTCCGCGACGGGCTGCTGGGAGCGGGCATCGGCGTCGGCGTGCTGGCGTTCGTCTACGGCCTCGCGCGCCTGGTGTCCGCGCGGCACTTCCGGCCGTACCGGTTCGTCGGCTTCGCGATCCTGCTGACGATCGCCGGGTTCGCGCTCGCCCACGGCCGCTCGTACTACCTGCTGTCGGTGCTCGCGGTGCCGTTCGCGGTCGCCGCGGTGGACGTGAGCCGCCTGCGGCTGCCGTCCTGGTCGCGGGTGCTGGCGTGGCCCGCGTTCGCGCTGTCGGCCGCGGTACTGGCGGCGGGGCTGCCGATCTACCCGGCTTCGGCGGTCGCGGACATGCCCGCGTCGTGGGGCCCGATCCCGCTCGGCTCGGCGATGGCGGGCGGGGAGCTGCCGCAGCAGCAGCTCGGCGAGCTGGTGGCGAAGACCTACGAGGCGCTGCCCCCGGAGCAGAAGGCGCACACGGTGGTGTTCGCCGAGATCTACCCGTTCGCCTCGGCGATCGAGTACAACGGCGCCGGCCGAGGCGTCGGCACTGTCTACAGTGGACATAGAGGGTACTGGTACTTCGGCGCTCCGCCGGAGAGCGCGCGGGACGTGCTCTTCGTCGGCTTCGACCCCGGCAAGCTCGGCCGGTACTTCACCGCGACGGCACCGGTGATCGACGGGCTCGCCTGGCTGGAGACCGGCCGGACCCGGGCGTGGGCCGAGATCTGGCCAACGCTCAGGACCCAGTGA